In Arachis hypogaea cultivar Tifrunner chromosome 2, arahy.Tifrunner.gnm2.J5K5, whole genome shotgun sequence, a genomic segment contains:
- the LOC112741124 gene encoding pectin acetylesterase 12-like produces MKVLVWLGIVIKLVVLSSNASEAVEHHYVNASDLNLLEAHEAEASLAGRGAYTLMVPLTLIQTAAAKGAVCLDGSLPGYHLHRGYGSGANSWIVNLEGGGWCNDVRTCIYRKKTRRGSSTFMEKEIPFTGILSNKAEQNPDFFNWNRVKIRYCDGASFAGDSEHKAARLQFRGQRIWMAAMEDLMSKGMRFARQALLSGCSAGGLATIIHCDEFRGLFPRSTKVKCLSDAGLFLDATDVSGGHTLRDFFSGVVGLQGVQKNLPRTCTNHLDPTSCFFPQNLIAGIRTPLFILNTAYDSWQIQSSLAPTTADPSGNWHDCRKDYYRCSGSQIQFLQGFRNEMLNSMKGFSRSNQNGMFINSCFAHCQSERQDTWFADNSPVIREKAIALAVGDWFFNRAVVKDIDCAYPCDNTCHNLIFR; encoded by the exons ATGAAGGTGCTTGTGTGGCTTGGCATTGTAATAAAGCTTGTTGTTCTGTCAAGCAATGCCTCTGAAGCGGTTGAGCATCATTACGTGAATGCAAGTGATCTCAACTTGTTGGAGGCACACGAAGCTGAAGCGTCCTTAGCTGGAAGGGGTGCCTACACTCTTATGGTACCACTTACCCTTATTCAAACTGCTGCTGCTAAAGGAGCAG TTTGTTTGGATGGATCATTGCCTGGTTACCATTTACATCGAGGATATGGATCAGGAGCAAATAGCTGGATCGTTAATTTAGAG GGTGGAGGATGGTGTAATGATGTCAGGACATGCATTTATCGTAAGAAAACTCGGCGCGGATCTTCAACATTCATGGAAAAGGAGATACCTTTTACAGGAATATTAAGCAATAAGGCTGAACAAAATCCAG ATTTTTTCAACTGGAACAGAGTGAAGATTCGTTATTGTGATGGTGCCTCTTTCGCTGGGGACAGTGAACATAAG GCTGCACGTCTGCAATTCCGAGGACAGCGCATTTGGATGGCTGCAATGGAAGATCTGATGTCGAAGGGAATGCGTTTTGCTCGGCAG GCTCTACTTTCTGGATGCTCAGCTGGTGGTCTGGCTACCATCATACACTGCGATGAATTCCGAGGTCTGTTTCCAAGGAGTACAAAAGTGAAGTGTCTCAGTGATGCTGGGCTATTTCTTGACGC GACCGACGTATCTGGTGGACATACACTCAGGGATTTTTTCAGTGGTGTTGTAGGGTTGCAG GGAGTGCAGAAGAATCTGCCGCGTACTTGTACCAATCACCTTGATCCCACATCG tgctTCTTCCCTCAGAACTTGATTGCCGGTATAAGAACCCCACTCTTCATTCTCAACACTGCCTATGATTCATGGCAG ATCCAGTCAAGCTTAGCTCCAACGACAGCAGACCCAAGTGGCAATTGGCACGATTGTAGAAAAGATTATTATAGGTGTTCTGGTTCACAGATCCAGTTTCTACAAG GTTTCAGGAATGAAATGTTGAATTCTATGAAAGGCTTCTCAAGATCAAATCAGAATGGAATGTTTATCAATTCATGTTTTGCTCACTGCCAATCCGAGAGGCAGGATACATGGTTTGCGGACAATTCTCCTGTCATTAGGGAAAAG GCAATTGCTCTGGCAGTTGGAGACTGGTTTTTCAACCGTGCTGTCGTTAAGGACATCGATTGTGCTTACCCTTGTGATAATACATGCCACAATCTGATCTTCAGATGA